From one Stieleria sp. JC731 genomic stretch:
- a CDS encoding VWA domain-containing protein, whose product MKTRRRLFSITAEKIQMREVAVHSSRLARRLRRLAPLAIAAAAMMAPNVSADEAQVRIVSFKASEGESYFAASILPAADDTLLAATSKAAADVVVIVDTSASQAGQFRRESMAALKNVLSNLRAGDRVKVFAADVDAVEMSSSFESASDESNSKVISTLARRLPLGHTNMVSVIEAVRGSLLAEPQSHTRSIVYIGDGASIDATGNEKRFAAMVDALRADHIAVHSVAIGPTKNVELMAILANQTGGVLGIVEQSSGNTAEAIARQVTESAVRSPIWIDNVAMPKSLQLVQGNRVPPLRVDRDTILLGTIADSANDVAFTIEGGTPTAKVSIEGAAAVESNHPDFGFLPGLVAKAEDNKGLTLPTANSGLLRQTAELMAAQSNELVRAGKLALKQGNKKGAKAVADMAVEADPSNEEAKSLQRLSGTTLIMQNDSPFGGDDLFGDPGDAAPAADAGSESLDDLFGTGGNDAPPAAADDALFGTPEPAPAAPAPAPAAPAPAAPAPPANADGFAPPAGRMPQVPANRTIVGDDEVLEYGGNLLQSVEAQRSAAEGRLRSEVRGAMRIAERALRSDPTGVAGQLKSVLARVQSLPDINPKLRRELESQLQSAIQAASSAEARFSAQQENIIAQQEAARATAQLLEKTYRREATLKTLSRQMNALIDEGQYDKADGEVSLAFAALAGDSITEDSVAGRHFTDQPLALQVYDRDRRYKEMRERNFVDAFSLVLKSNIPFVDEPPVMYPDADVWRELSDRRLAEYGSIQLVGDNETEQMIEKRLSDETSQTFIETPLSDAIRQIGDAHQIPIVIDRRALDEIGLDAETGVNIDLKNVSLRSFLRLMLRDLDLTYVIKDEVMQITTTEAADENLVTKVYPVGDLVVPIISGGGMGGGMGGGMGGGMGGGMGGGMGGGMGGGMGGGGMGGGMMGGGAFVVPDEVDLSTKSSDAPKATDAPATLTQEQIDSIEPIKLEIKEGQSRTEAWSEYFAGLQINDATELTLLDQRIRQTVSRYSRKASAADQSGDREAALEWFAQSRDLISEAILAGHMQPWMYHAYAISLTATGAPQSEVERALLSAVDFAETPSDILNVAARLEAIGSYAAALRLCQRVSDLEPNRREPYVMGMRLAESMKDNDAIAWACKGVLSQAWPAEFSEVVDKAKLLARSTYADLIENGETEKAAQFGEDLKLASAHDVVIRVSWTGDADIDLAIEEPSGTVCSLENRSSAGGGTLLGDSYPGQGEGKNGAISETYVCPQGFSGQYRLLVRKVWGEVSTGQATVEIVTDAGRPSQNFIRQEIPLTEKDALFVFEVKDGKRKEQRGEAQLAHLRDVQRDLNGQMLGQFANPGSNSGDVLRELFSDVQRLTGSTGGVNNPFFGRSPAVGFQPQITQLPEGASLSGLAIISADRRYVRITPFPFFSQVGDVTTFNFVSGQSGTAGGAGGAAGGVGAGAAGGVGGGATGGFGN is encoded by the coding sequence ATGAAGACACGCAGGCGCTTGTTTTCAATCACCGCGGAGAAAATTCAGATGCGAGAAGTCGCAGTTCACTCGTCCCGATTAGCACGCCGCCTACGCCGGCTTGCACCATTGGCCATCGCCGCAGCAGCGATGATGGCCCCCAATGTTTCTGCTGACGAAGCACAAGTTCGGATTGTCAGCTTTAAGGCCTCGGAGGGTGAATCGTACTTTGCAGCATCGATCTTGCCCGCTGCGGACGACACCTTGCTTGCGGCGACTTCAAAAGCCGCAGCCGACGTGGTTGTGATCGTTGACACCTCGGCTAGCCAAGCAGGACAGTTTCGCCGTGAGTCCATGGCGGCCCTGAAGAACGTGCTGTCGAACCTGCGTGCCGGCGACCGCGTGAAGGTATTCGCCGCGGATGTTGACGCCGTCGAGATGTCATCCAGCTTTGAATCGGCGAGCGATGAGTCCAACAGCAAGGTGATCAGCACTTTGGCGCGGCGCCTGCCGCTTGGCCATACGAACATGGTTTCGGTAATCGAAGCGGTTCGCGGAAGCCTGTTGGCTGAACCCCAAAGCCACACTCGATCGATCGTTTACATCGGCGACGGCGCGAGCATCGATGCGACCGGCAACGAAAAGCGTTTCGCCGCAATGGTTGATGCTTTGCGTGCAGACCACATTGCAGTTCACAGCGTCGCGATCGGTCCAACCAAGAACGTCGAACTGATGGCGATCTTGGCAAACCAAACCGGCGGGGTCCTGGGAATCGTTGAACAATCCAGCGGCAACACCGCAGAGGCCATTGCACGTCAGGTCACCGAGTCGGCTGTACGATCGCCGATTTGGATTGACAACGTGGCAATGCCAAAGTCACTTCAACTGGTTCAAGGCAATCGCGTTCCACCGCTTCGTGTTGATCGCGACACCATCCTGCTGGGAACCATCGCTGACTCAGCAAACGACGTCGCATTCACCATCGAAGGTGGCACGCCAACGGCCAAGGTTTCGATCGAAGGTGCCGCCGCTGTCGAAAGCAATCATCCCGATTTCGGATTCTTGCCTGGGTTGGTTGCCAAAGCCGAAGACAACAAAGGCTTGACACTGCCAACGGCCAACAGCGGATTGCTTCGCCAAACCGCCGAGCTGATGGCTGCCCAGTCGAACGAATTGGTTCGCGCCGGCAAGCTTGCACTGAAACAAGGCAACAAGAAAGGTGCCAAAGCGGTCGCAGACATGGCCGTCGAAGCTGACCCATCAAACGAAGAAGCCAAATCGCTGCAACGTTTGAGTGGCACGACACTGATCATGCAAAACGATTCGCCATTCGGTGGTGATGATCTGTTCGGTGATCCCGGCGATGCTGCTCCAGCAGCTGACGCCGGAAGCGAATCGCTTGACGATCTGTTCGGCACAGGAGGCAACGACGCTCCGCCAGCAGCGGCTGACGATGCACTGTTTGGCACTCCCGAACCGGCACCGGCTGCACCAGCTCCCGCGCCTGCGGCACCAGCACCCGCTGCTCCTGCACCTCCTGCGAACGCCGATGGATTCGCTCCTCCGGCAGGACGCATGCCACAAGTTCCAGCGAACCGTACCATCGTTGGTGATGACGAAGTCTTGGAATATGGCGGAAACCTTTTGCAAAGCGTTGAAGCACAACGTTCTGCTGCCGAAGGACGCTTGCGTTCGGAAGTTCGTGGCGCGATGCGAATCGCCGAACGTGCTTTGCGCTCCGACCCAACCGGCGTCGCTGGCCAATTGAAATCGGTTCTGGCACGCGTTCAGTCGCTTCCAGATATCAACCCAAAGCTGCGTCGTGAGTTGGAAAGCCAATTGCAGTCGGCCATCCAAGCGGCAAGCTCCGCTGAAGCTCGATTCTCGGCACAACAAGAAAATATTATCGCCCAGCAAGAAGCGGCCCGCGCGACGGCTCAACTTCTGGAGAAGACTTATCGTCGTGAAGCGACTTTGAAAACGCTTTCGCGTCAGATGAACGCGTTGATCGATGAAGGCCAATACGACAAAGCTGACGGCGAAGTCTCACTTGCCTTTGCAGCCCTGGCGGGTGACTCGATCACCGAGGATTCGGTCGCCGGACGTCACTTCACTGACCAACCTTTGGCGTTGCAAGTTTACGATCGTGACCGCCGTTACAAAGAAATGCGTGAGCGTAACTTTGTTGACGCGTTCTCGCTGGTTCTCAAAAGCAACATCCCATTCGTGGATGAGCCCCCAGTGATGTACCCCGATGCCGACGTTTGGCGTGAGCTGAGCGATCGCCGTCTTGCCGAATACGGTTCGATCCAATTGGTTGGTGACAACGAAACCGAGCAAATGATCGAAAAGCGTCTTTCGGACGAGACATCGCAAACGTTCATCGAAACACCGCTTAGCGATGCGATTCGTCAAATCGGCGACGCACACCAGATTCCAATCGTGATCGACCGACGTGCGCTGGACGAAATCGGTCTGGATGCGGAAACCGGTGTCAACATCGACCTAAAGAACGTCAGCCTGCGATCCTTCCTGCGTTTGATGCTGCGTGACTTGGATTTGACCTACGTGATCAAAGACGAAGTCATGCAAATCACCACCACGGAAGCGGCCGATGAAAACCTCGTGACCAAAGTCTATCCCGTCGGTGACCTTGTCGTGCCAATCATCTCTGGTGGCGGCATGGGTGGCGGCATGGGCGGCGGCATGGGTGGCGGCATGGGTGGCGGCATGGGTGGCGGCATGGGCGGCGGCATGGGCGGCGGCATGGGCGGTGGCGGCATGGGTGGCGGCATGATGGGCGGTGGCGCCTTCGTCGTTCCCGATGAAGTCGACCTGTCAACCAAAAGCTCCGACGCACCAAAAGCCACAGATGCCCCTGCAACCTTGACCCAAGAACAGATTGACTCGATCGAGCCAATCAAACTGGAAATCAAAGAAGGTCAGAGCCGCACCGAAGCATGGTCGGAATACTTCGCTGGCCTGCAAATCAACGACGCGACCGAACTGACCTTGCTGGATCAACGCATCCGCCAAACCGTCAGCCGGTACTCTCGCAAAGCTTCGGCGGCGGATCAGTCCGGTGACCGTGAAGCGGCACTAGAGTGGTTTGCACAGTCACGTGACCTGATCAGCGAAGCCATCTTGGCTGGGCACATGCAACCTTGGATGTACCACGCTTATGCGATTTCGTTGACAGCCACAGGTGCTCCTCAGTCTGAAGTCGAACGCGCGTTGCTGTCGGCAGTCGACTTTGCGGAAACGCCATCGGACATCTTGAATGTTGCCGCACGTTTGGAAGCGATCGGATCTTACGCCGCCGCACTGCGTCTTTGTCAACGCGTTTCGGATCTAGAGCCTAATCGCCGCGAACCCTACGTGATGGGGATGCGTTTGGCTGAATCGATGAAAGACAACGACGCGATCGCTTGGGCCTGCAAAGGTGTCCTTTCGCAAGCGTGGCCCGCCGAGTTCTCCGAGGTGGTCGACAAAGCGAAGTTGCTCGCACGCAGCACCTACGCAGACTTGATCGAAAACGGTGAAACCGAGAAGGCAGCTCAATTCGGCGAAGACCTGAAACTGGCTTCGGCCCATGACGTCGTCATTCGAGTTTCTTGGACCGGAGACGCGGATATCGATTTGGCGATCGAAGAGCCTAGCGGAACGGTCTGCTCTTTGGAAAACCGTTCAAGTGCCGGAGGCGGTACTTTGCTGGGCGATTCCTATCCGGGCCAAGGCGAAGGTAAGAACGGAGCGATTTCGGAAACTTACGTTTGTCCGCAAGGCTTCAGCGGCCAATACCGTTTGCTTGTTCGCAAAGTTTGGGGTGAAGTTTCGACCGGACAAGCGACGGTTGAAATCGTGACCGACGCGGGACGTCCAAGTCAGAACTTTATTCGCCAAGAGATTCCGTTGACCGAAAAAGACGCTTTGTTCGTTTTCGAAGTCAAAGACGGCAAGCGAAAAGAGCAGCGTGGCGAAGCTCAATTGGCTCACCTGCGTGACGTTCAACGAGACCTCAATGGTCAAATGTTGGGTCAGTTTGCCAATCCCGGCAGCAACTCAGGCGATGTCCTGCGTGAGCTGTTCAGCGACGTTCAACGTCTGACGGGATCTACCGGCGGCGTGAACAATCCATTCTTCGGTCGTAGCCCCGCGGTCGGTTTCCAACCGCAAATCACGCAGCTGCCCGAAGGTGCGAGCTTGTCAGGCTTGGCAATTATTTCGGCAGACCGCCGCTACGTTCGGATCACGCCGTTCCCGTTCTTCTCGCAAGTCGGCGACGTCACCACGTTTAACTTTGTCAGTGGTCAGTCAGGTACTGCTGGCGGTGCCGGTGGTGCTGCTGGTGGGGTCGGAGCGGGTGCTGCCGGTGGCGTCGGTGGTGGAGCAACCGGCGGATTTGGAAATTAG
- a CDS encoding DUF1571 domain-containing protein — MTASPNRRPRVLIGAGLAVVLLTGLAFAFRAGPDVKQDVAPTAMDTDIKNNPENDGDSLTRTSSMQDVLDLAEEALAKMEESLNDYTATFVKQQRDDKGNLSERNEMEVKIHTRLRNETNDAPMRIYLKFKAPEANAGREVIWGKDLNDGLMAVHETSMLLSWKTLWLDPTGMLAMQGQKFPIYEIGLTRLTEQLLERGKKDLNNPDVKVTITKEHDYFGRQCELIQATRSKPGGGDDDFSLAEIIYDPEAMLVLSYRSFGWPDDGNQELPLLESYEYRDLKTNVGLTDADFDVANEAYQFP, encoded by the coding sequence ATGACAGCTTCACCCAATCGACGCCCCCGAGTCTTGATCGGCGCCGGTCTCGCCGTCGTCCTCCTCACCGGACTTGCGTTCGCTTTTCGCGCTGGCCCCGATGTCAAGCAAGACGTCGCACCAACAGCGATGGATACCGATATCAAGAACAATCCCGAAAACGATGGCGATTCGTTGACGCGGACTTCGTCCATGCAGGACGTTTTGGACTTGGCCGAGGAAGCTCTCGCGAAAATGGAAGAGAGCCTGAACGACTACACCGCAACGTTCGTGAAACAGCAGCGGGACGACAAAGGCAACCTGAGCGAACGCAACGAAATGGAAGTCAAAATCCACACGCGTTTGCGGAACGAGACGAACGATGCTCCGATGCGGATCTATCTCAAGTTCAAAGCTCCTGAAGCCAACGCGGGTCGTGAGGTCATCTGGGGGAAGGATTTGAACGATGGACTGATGGCAGTTCACGAAACTTCCATGCTGTTAAGCTGGAAAACGCTCTGGCTTGATCCCACGGGTATGCTGGCGATGCAGGGCCAAAAGTTTCCGATCTATGAAATCGGATTGACGCGACTCACCGAGCAATTGCTCGAACGCGGAAAGAAGGATTTGAACAACCCCGATGTCAAAGTAACGATCACGAAAGAACACGATTACTTTGGTCGCCAATGTGAGCTGATTCAGGCTACCCGTAGCAAACCGGGCGGTGGAGACGACGACTTTTCACTCGCCGAAATCATCTATGATCCTGAAGCCATGCTGGTCTTGAGCTATCGAAGCTTTGGTTGGCCTGATGATGGCAACCAAGAACTTCCGTTGCTGGAGTCTTACGAGTATCGGGACTTGAAGACCAATGTGGGGCTTACCGATGCTGACTTTGATGTCGCAAACGAAGCCTACCAATTTCCCTAG
- a CDS encoding SUMF1/EgtB/PvdO family nonheme iron enzyme, translating to MRQTANWLDLATIEQQLCVVTSQQLGIKLCKVKPDSRIIEDLNCDSLDAIELIMEVEEAFSVTIPDTPANPVGKLIFARQPFRIRDLAEYVFLNQGTGVPVRRKSWRHRPRVPVSESRTEFTHLGGRLDSDSLSEASIYEKLDGPFEFARFRRQTDGMVCIQLPESEVLIGCEDELSQPDEHPPHRVTLSSFLIDVEPISVVAFCRFLNSIDATDRERQKLIGLDENDDRETSLQFEWQDECWRVRNESARQPVVMVSWFAANAYSLWANGFDWRDQNSVGTCLPSEAQWEYASQGAYKNLERVMAAVHRPGEHYQNGQLPLPDVQEPYGESRFGLRHMSGTIWHWCRDSFDANFYRDERSKAANPVSIMETGLRSERGGSWVGPIELCRESYRRGRNPSAKGRCLGFRCVATS from the coding sequence ATGAGACAAACAGCGAACTGGCTTGACTTGGCAACGATCGAGCAACAGCTCTGTGTAGTTACTTCGCAGCAGCTGGGTATCAAGCTTTGCAAAGTAAAACCTGATAGCCGAATCATTGAGGACCTGAACTGCGATAGTTTAGATGCGATCGAGCTAATCATGGAAGTCGAAGAGGCGTTCTCGGTTACCATCCCCGATACGCCTGCGAACCCTGTGGGGAAACTGATTTTCGCTCGGCAGCCATTTCGAATTCGTGATCTTGCCGAATACGTTTTCTTGAACCAGGGCACCGGAGTTCCCGTTCGGCGTAAAAGTTGGCGACATCGCCCGCGGGTGCCAGTGAGCGAGTCCCGAACTGAGTTCACTCACCTCGGCGGGCGGCTCGATTCCGACAGCCTTTCCGAGGCGTCCATCTATGAAAAACTTGATGGGCCGTTTGAGTTTGCCCGATTTCGCCGGCAAACCGATGGCATGGTGTGTATTCAGCTGCCAGAGTCCGAAGTTCTGATCGGCTGTGAGGATGAGTTATCTCAGCCGGATGAACATCCGCCGCATCGTGTCACCTTGTCGTCGTTCTTGATCGATGTCGAACCTATCTCTGTTGTCGCCTTCTGTCGATTTTTGAACTCGATCGACGCAACTGATAGGGAACGTCAAAAGCTAATCGGTCTCGATGAAAATGACGATCGAGAGACCTCACTACAGTTTGAATGGCAAGACGAGTGTTGGCGAGTTCGAAACGAATCGGCGCGGCAGCCCGTCGTGATGGTCTCGTGGTTCGCTGCAAACGCTTATTCGCTTTGGGCCAACGGTTTTGATTGGCGAGATCAAAACTCAGTAGGTACGTGTTTACCAAGTGAAGCTCAGTGGGAATACGCATCCCAGGGCGCGTACAAGAACCTCGAACGAGTCATGGCGGCAGTCCATCGTCCGGGAGAGCACTATCAGAACGGGCAGTTGCCTTTGCCGGATGTACAGGAACCCTACGGAGAGTCGCGATTTGGACTTCGCCATATGAGTGGCACGATTTGGCATTGGTGCAGGGACAGCTTTGATGCCAACTTCTATCGGGATGAACGCAGCAAAGCAGCGAATCCGGTTTCGATCATGGAAACTGGGCTTCGCAGCGAACGGGGCGGAAGCTGGGTCGGCCCGATCGAATTGTGTCGTGAAAGTTATCGCCGCGGACGAAACCCGTCAGCAAAAGGTCGATGCCTGGGATTTCGATGTGTCGCCACGTCCTGA
- a CDS encoding 4a-hydroxytetrahydrobiopterin dehydratase, whose product MTIPSAESLAAKKCVPCEGGVPKLSSEQSNQLLQAITFWNLDEAAKSIRRRINCKTFSRAVELINQIAAVAESEQHHPDLHLTGYRHLEIVLTTHAIGGLSENDFILAARIDLLIGSSES is encoded by the coding sequence ATGACAATACCTTCTGCCGAATCACTTGCCGCCAAAAAATGTGTTCCTTGCGAAGGTGGAGTGCCGAAACTTTCGAGCGAACAATCGAATCAACTTCTACAAGCGATCACCTTTTGGAATCTCGACGAGGCTGCTAAGTCAATCCGCCGAAGAATCAACTGCAAAACGTTTTCGCGAGCAGTCGAGTTGATCAATCAAATCGCTGCGGTCGCCGAAAGTGAGCAGCACCACCCTGATCTTCATTTGACTGGCTACCGTCATCTGGAAATCGTGTTGACTACCCATGCGATTGGCGGTCTAAGTGAAAACGATTTCATTTTGGCAGCCCGCATTGATCTACTTATCGGTTCGTCCGAATCATGA
- a CDS encoding alpha/beta fold hydrolase gives MIAGTLILPNRTDLHCHLWKRRDEQHRGAAILIHGLGDHGGSFRSFAERLLQQGLAVAAIDLPGHGRSKGPRGVALDFDAIYETLSLLRQTLDRQFGWTSHYVIGHSMGGNLAANYAIRRHEFEGEGQRAIEGVVLIAPMLVPPQHLDRSSLFAAWATGYLVPWVRIQKRADAKQLRSCGSERAFDDDPLRHSTISIHTATQLLAQGRFVLDHAREIDTPTLVIYGDQDELIDQTACRHFALRAGHMAESICWSNGLHDLMNDRDAESICDRLWAWMERSSSNCKAA, from the coding sequence ATGATCGCTGGAACGCTAATTCTGCCAAATCGTACCGACCTGCACTGTCACCTCTGGAAACGTCGCGACGAACAGCACCGTGGCGCTGCCATCCTGATCCATGGGCTGGGCGACCATGGTGGCAGTTTCCGGTCATTCGCCGAACGGCTTTTGCAGCAGGGTTTGGCAGTTGCGGCGATTGATTTACCCGGCCACGGTCGCTCGAAAGGCCCACGAGGTGTGGCCTTAGATTTTGACGCCATCTACGAAACGCTTTCGCTGCTACGTCAAACGCTTGACCGCCAATTTGGCTGGACAAGTCACTATGTCATCGGGCACAGCATGGGGGGAAACCTAGCGGCAAATTATGCGATTCGGCGACACGAATTCGAAGGCGAAGGCCAACGTGCGATCGAGGGTGTAGTCTTGATCGCACCAATGCTGGTTCCGCCGCAGCATTTGGATCGTTCGTCATTGTTTGCCGCCTGGGCCACCGGCTATCTGGTTCCGTGGGTTCGGATTCAAAAACGTGCTGATGCAAAGCAGCTGCGGAGCTGTGGCAGCGAACGTGCGTTTGACGATGATCCGCTTCGACATTCAACGATTTCGATTCATACAGCAACGCAGTTGCTGGCGCAGGGACGTTTCGTCCTCGATCATGCACGCGAAATCGATACACCCACGCTAGTGATCTATGGCGATCAAGATGAATTGATCGATCAGACAGCCTGTCGCCATTTCGCGCTACGCGCCGGTCATATGGCGGAATCCATTTGCTGGTCGAATGGGCTGCATGATTTGATGAACGATCGTGACGCCGAATCAATTTGCGATCGATTATGGGCATGGATGGAACGCTCGTCATCGAATTGCAAAGCGGCGTGA
- a CDS encoding FxsA family protein, which translates to MLLRLLVLFIVVPLVELYLLLQLADATSAAATFLVVIATGVLGSYLAKREGLMAWQKFHAALGEGRVPSREIQDGLMIVFAAALLLTPGLITDAFGFVLLVPIGRDLIRKTLFSRYFSGFKNVQIRSSFFESERPQTYDDPNTIDGKVTRR; encoded by the coding sequence ATGTTATTGCGTCTGCTTGTACTATTTATCGTCGTTCCACTGGTAGAGCTGTATTTGCTACTGCAACTTGCGGATGCCACCAGCGCAGCAGCAACGTTTCTGGTTGTGATCGCGACCGGGGTGCTGGGATCGTATCTGGCAAAACGCGAAGGGTTGATGGCATGGCAAAAATTCCATGCTGCCCTTGGTGAAGGCCGTGTGCCCAGCCGTGAAATTCAAGACGGGTTGATGATCGTGTTTGCCGCAGCCTTGTTGCTAACACCTGGTTTGATCACCGACGCATTTGGATTCGTCTTGCTCGTTCCGATCGGACGCGATCTGATTCGGAAGACCTTGTTTTCGAGATACTTTAGCGGGTTCAAAAACGTTCAGATTCGATCGAGTTTTTTCGAGAGCGAACGTCCGCAAACATATGATGACCCCAACACGATCGACGGCAAAGTCACACGCCGGTAG
- a CDS encoding ABC transporter ATP-binding protein, which produces MTSPFARVLRIAVHRWWALIGIIVSSLAIAVLWSANISAVLPMVDIVFAGKTVPEYVDETLETTNDRADEIRLLLANDTPLSGDQSESQLRAELERNNSRAHWYGIAKPYVDTYAPATPFGTLLAILTFLVVGTGLKLIALIANMMWVQYVAGRTAIDVRELFFRKALHLDLDHFGENGSADLTARLTNDVSLVTAGVTTLLGKMTREPLKMIACLIGAAMVCSRLLLLVMIVMPILAIVMQKLSRAIRRASRRAMEEMSQLYGMLNDSFSGIRLIKASNTQAFERARLRRGTFAYYHRSMKMAFYNTLARGTTEMMGITTVSLAILAGGYLVLTKQTHLFGLQITTEPLQQGEVFLFFSFLIGASDPARKLADVWSGLQRGIAASNRVMEVVDQDTRVKEPKVAKTVSRPHSNLQLKDVEYQYPSGPQVLRGINLTIPHGETVAIVGPNGSGKSTIISLLCRFDDPQAGQVLLDDVPINEMRTRDLRKRIALVTQRTIIFEDTIENNIRYGCPGADEHDVVRAAKLAFADDFIRRKTPQGYKTMLGANGMRLSGGQMQRIALARAFLRDPDILILDEATSQIDLESEQLIHQALQQFLVGRTGVMITHRASTLAMADRIVVIEQGRVASEGDHDHLAKDNRFYRSLCGAEVRDAA; this is translated from the coding sequence GTGACTAGCCCCTTCGCACGAGTACTTCGAATCGCCGTCCACCGTTGGTGGGCATTGATCGGGATCATCGTTTCATCGCTCGCGATAGCCGTGCTATGGAGCGCGAATATCAGTGCGGTGCTTCCCATGGTCGATATCGTTTTTGCAGGGAAGACGGTTCCAGAATATGTCGATGAGACTTTGGAAACGACTAACGATCGGGCCGATGAAATTCGTTTATTGCTAGCGAATGATACACCCTTATCCGGCGATCAGTCCGAATCTCAACTGCGTGCCGAATTGGAACGCAACAACTCGCGAGCCCATTGGTACGGGATCGCAAAGCCGTACGTTGATACCTATGCGCCCGCAACACCGTTCGGGACTTTGTTGGCGATCCTGACGTTTTTGGTTGTCGGAACCGGCTTAAAGTTGATCGCTTTGATCGCCAACATGATGTGGGTTCAGTATGTCGCGGGACGTACCGCAATTGACGTACGCGAGCTGTTTTTTCGCAAAGCGCTTCACCTGGATCTTGACCACTTTGGCGAAAATGGCTCGGCCGATTTGACGGCCCGTTTAACCAACGATGTGTCCTTGGTAACTGCCGGGGTGACCACATTGTTGGGAAAGATGACTCGTGAGCCGCTGAAGATGATTGCCTGTCTGATCGGTGCGGCCATGGTGTGCTCTCGCTTGTTGCTGCTGGTGATGATCGTGATGCCGATCCTTGCGATCGTGATGCAGAAGCTTAGCCGTGCAATCCGTCGCGCCAGTCGACGTGCGATGGAAGAGATGAGCCAGCTTTACGGGATGTTGAATGACTCCTTTTCGGGCATCCGGCTGATCAAGGCTTCCAACACACAAGCGTTCGAGCGTGCAAGGCTGCGGCGAGGGACATTCGCGTATTACCACCGCAGCATGAAGATGGCGTTCTATAACACGCTTGCCCGTGGAACGACCGAGATGATGGGAATCACAACGGTCTCACTAGCGATACTGGCCGGTGGCTATCTGGTACTGACCAAGCAAACGCACCTCTTCGGATTGCAGATCACTACCGAGCCACTGCAGCAAGGCGAAGTGTTCTTATTCTTCAGCTTTCTCATTGGTGCTTCGGATCCGGCACGAAAACTTGCCGACGTTTGGAGCGGATTACAACGTGGAATCGCCGCATCAAATCGCGTGATGGAAGTTGTCGATCAAGATACACGGGTGAAAGAACCCAAGGTTGCCAAGACGGTTTCGCGGCCACATTCAAACCTTCAGCTGAAAGATGTTGAGTATCAATACCCGTCCGGGCCACAGGTTTTGCGAGGGATCAATTTAACGATTCCTCATGGCGAAACGGTCGCGATTGTCGGGCCCAACGGCAGCGGCAAAAGCACAATTATCAGCTTGTTATGTCGCTTCGATGATCCACAGGCGGGACAGGTTCTGCTGGATGATGTTCCGATCAATGAAATGCGAACGCGAGACCTGCGCAAGCGAATTGCGTTGGTCACACAGCGAACGATCATTTTTGAAGACACGATCGAAAACAATATTCGCTATGGTTGTCCAGGTGCCGATGAACACGACGTTGTCAGGGCGGCAAAGTTGGCTTTTGCTGATGATTTCATTCGCCGCAAGACACCGCAGGGCTACAAGACAATGCTCGGTGCCAACGGCATGCGGCTTTCTGGTGGGCAGATGCAGCGGATCGCTTTGGCGCGAGCCTTCTTGCGTGATCCCGACATCTTGATCTTGGATGAAGCGACCAGCCAAATCGACTTGGAAAGCGAACAATTGATCCATCAAGCGCTACAGCAGTTCTTGGTTGGCCGAACCGGAGTCATGATTACTCACCGAGCAAGCACGCTTGCGATGGCCGATCGGATCGTCGTTATCGAGCAGGGTCGTGTCGCGAGCGAAGGCGACCATGATCATCTCGCGAAGGACAATCGATTTTATAGAAGCCTTTGCGGCGCCGAAGTCCGAGACGCCGCTTAG
- a CDS encoding SpoVG family protein — protein sequence MESSEDRLRAFCSITIDGCFVVRDLKIIDGSNGPFVAMPSRKLTGHCDRCHQKNHLRANYCNHCGAKLSFDNDGLLDSPQKLYADVAHPINSACRELIQDAVIEEFEAELSRYNQPGYRSRYDDDFYDAGEDVETALIDQAHKSPSGPKQRADNKDNRVSNSASEKDDEFGAGIF from the coding sequence ATGGAGTCATCGGAAGATCGACTACGTGCCTTCTGTTCAATTACCATTGATGGATGTTTTGTCGTTCGCGACTTAAAGATCATCGACGGTTCCAATGGTCCCTTTGTTGCTATGCCGAGTCGCAAGTTGACCGGCCACTGTGATCGGTGTCATCAGAAAAACCATCTGCGGGCAAACTATTGCAATCACTGCGGGGCGAAACTGAGCTTTGACAACGATGGTCTGCTCGATTCGCCTCAAAAGCTGTATGCCGACGTCGCCCATCCGATTAACAGTGCTTGTCGCGAATTGATTCAAGACGCCGTTATCGAAGAGTTCGAAGCAGAACTGAGTCGATACAACCAACCTGGCTATCGCTCACGCTATGACGATGATTTTTATGATGCGGGCGAAGACGTCGAAACGGCGTTAATCGATCAGGCGCACAAGTCTCCTAGCGGTCCAAAGCAACGTGCCGACAACAAGGACAACAGGGTTTCGAATTCGGCCAGCGAAAAAGATGACGAGTTTGGCGCGGGCATTTTCTAA